The Deltaproteobacteria bacterium genome contains a region encoding:
- a CDS encoding type IV toxin-antitoxin system AbiEi family antitoxin domain-containing protein, with translation MAKAGTQRDRAIEFLRARGIIRLSEFRAAGITAATISRLVGDGEVLHLSRGLYQLPDAPLEANHSLAEAAKRVPK, from the coding sequence ATGGCGAAAGCAGGCACACAGCGCGATCGGGCGATCGAGTTTCTGCGAGCGCGCGGCATCATCCGCCTTTCCGAGTTCAGGGCTGCCGGGATCACCGCAGCCACGATCAGCCGCTTGGTCGGGGATGGTGAGGTCCTCCACCTTTCGCGCGGGCTTTACCAACTGCCGGACGCGCCTCTTGAGGCGAATCATAGCTTGGCCGAAGCCGCAAAGCGTGTTCCCAAG
- a CDS encoding vitamin B12-dependent ribonucleotide reductase — protein MAAKTTTQPAQTAQPLRDDDVRDRGPGLRVRRYFTKSGVNPYDEIEWELRAATIQNENGNTVFEQNNIEVPKAWSQMATNVVASKYFRGPLGTPQRERTARQLISRVVDTVTGWGRADGYFASADDAQAFSDELTHILVHQKACFNSPVWFNCGIEERPQCSACFILSVDDTMESILDWYRKEGVIFKGGSGSGVNLSNIRSSKEQLGGGGTASGPVSFMRAADASAGVIKSGGKTRRAAKMVILDADHPDLVEFINCKVEEEKKAWTLIEAGYDASLDGPAYGSVFFQNANNSVRVTDEFMQRVQDDGEWSTRFVTTGEESETFRARDILKMIAEATHLCGDPGMQFDSTINNWHTCSNTGRISGSNPCSEYMHLDNSACNLASLNLLKFLREDGGFDTESFRHTVDIMITAQDILVDNSSYPTEEITQNARDFRELGLGYANLGALLMSLGLPYDSDAGRSYAAAVTALLTGEGYLQSSRVADRLEPFGGYAVNREPMLKVLDMHRAHAHKIPSSHVPLDLLTAVRDVWDTVCEEGEEHGVRNSQISVLAPTGTIAFMMDCDTTGVEPDIALVKYKRLVGGGMLTIVNHTVPRSLKRLGYDDRQIQAIVEYIDEHGTIEGAPNLREDDLPVFDCAFKPANGSRSIHYMGHIRMMGATQPFISGAISKTINMPADASVDEIAKAYVEAWKLGVKAVAIYRDGSKRTQPLSTSGKSDAPAEKGDWRPMRHKLPDERRSITHKFDIAGHEGYITAGMYEDGKPGEIFITMSKEGSTISGLMDSFATAISMAMQYGVPLRVLVDKFSHMRFEPSGFTRNSEIPMAKSIMDYLFRWLATKFLDGKAQTEVGVVSRDTEELAEPVALAPAPKRTDSAANGYSIAEGFYQQDAPSCSDCGAIMVRSGACYKCMNCGSVSGCS, from the coding sequence ATGGCCGCCAAGACCACCACCCAACCTGCTCAAACCGCCCAACCGCTGCGCGACGACGACGTTCGAGACCGGGGGCCGGGCCTCCGCGTCCGGCGCTACTTCACTAAATCCGGGGTCAACCCCTACGACGAGATCGAGTGGGAGCTGCGTGCCGCGACCATTCAGAACGAGAACGGGAACACGGTGTTCGAACAGAACAACATCGAGGTGCCCAAGGCCTGGTCGCAGATGGCCACCAACGTCGTCGCCTCCAAGTATTTCCGCGGCCCCCTGGGGACGCCCCAGCGGGAGCGCACCGCGCGCCAGCTCATCAGCCGGGTGGTGGACACCGTCACGGGATGGGGCCGGGCGGACGGCTATTTCGCGAGCGCGGACGACGCCCAGGCTTTCTCCGACGAGTTGACCCACATCCTGGTGCATCAGAAGGCCTGCTTCAACAGCCCGGTGTGGTTCAACTGCGGCATCGAGGAACGGCCCCAGTGCTCGGCCTGCTTTATCCTGTCGGTGGACGACACCATGGAGTCGATCCTCGACTGGTACCGCAAGGAAGGCGTGATCTTCAAGGGCGGCTCGGGCTCGGGCGTGAACCTGTCCAACATCCGCTCGTCCAAGGAGCAGCTCGGCGGCGGTGGCACGGCGTCGGGGCCGGTCTCCTTCATGCGCGCGGCCGACGCGTCGGCGGGAGTCATCAAGTCCGGCGGCAAGACCCGGCGCGCGGCCAAGATGGTGATCCTCGACGCGGACCATCCCGATCTCGTGGAGTTCATCAACTGCAAGGTGGAGGAGGAGAAGAAGGCCTGGACGCTCATCGAGGCGGGATACGACGCCAGCCTGGACGGCCCGGCCTACGGCAGCGTGTTCTTCCAGAACGCCAACAACTCGGTGCGGGTGACGGACGAGTTCATGCAGCGGGTGCAGGACGATGGCGAGTGGAGCACGCGCTTCGTCACCACCGGCGAGGAGTCCGAGACCTTCCGCGCCCGGGACATCCTCAAGATGATCGCCGAGGCCACGCACCTGTGCGGCGATCCCGGAATGCAGTTCGACTCCACGATCAACAACTGGCACACGTGCTCCAACACGGGCCGCATCAGCGGCTCCAACCCGTGCTCGGAGTACATGCACCTGGACAACTCCGCGTGCAACCTGGCGTCGCTCAACCTGCTCAAGTTCCTGCGCGAGGACGGCGGCTTCGACACCGAGTCCTTCCGCCACACCGTGGACATCATGATCACGGCCCAGGACATCCTGGTGGACAACTCGTCCTATCCCACCGAGGAGATCACGCAGAACGCCCGCGACTTCCGCGAGCTGGGGCTGGGCTACGCCAACCTGGGTGCGCTGCTCATGTCCCTGGGGCTGCCCTACGACTCCGACGCCGGGAGGTCCTACGCCGCGGCGGTGACCGCGCTGCTCACGGGCGAGGGATACCTCCAGTCCAGTCGCGTGGCGGACCGGCTGGAACCCTTCGGGGGCTATGCGGTCAACCGGGAACCCATGCTCAAGGTGCTCGATATGCACCGTGCCCACGCGCACAAGATCCCCTCGTCGCACGTGCCGCTGGATCTGCTCACCGCGGTGCGGGACGTGTGGGACACGGTGTGCGAGGAAGGGGAGGAGCACGGGGTACGGAACTCGCAGATCTCCGTGCTGGCGCCCACCGGCACCATCGCCTTCATGATGGACTGCGACACAACCGGGGTGGAGCCCGACATCGCCCTGGTGAAGTACAAAAGGCTCGTGGGCGGCGGCATGCTCACCATCGTCAACCACACCGTGCCACGTTCGTTGAAGCGGCTCGGTTACGATGACAGACAGATCCAGGCCATCGTGGAGTACATCGACGAGCACGGCACCATCGAAGGGGCGCCGAACCTTCGCGAGGATGACCTGCCGGTGTTCGATTGCGCGTTCAAGCCCGCCAACGGCAGCCGCTCCATCCACTACATGGGGCACATCCGGATGATGGGCGCCACCCAGCCGTTCATCTCGGGCGCCATCTCCAAAACCATCAACATGCCCGCCGACGCCTCGGTGGACGAGATCGCCAAGGCGTACGTGGAGGCCTGGAAGCTCGGCGTCAAGGCCGTGGCCATCTACCGGGACGGTTCCAAACGCACCCAGCCGCTGAGCACCAGCGGCAAGAGCGATGCGCCGGCCGAGAAGGGCGACTGGCGGCCCATGCGCCACAAGCTGCCCGACGAACGCCGGTCCATCACCCACAAGTTCGACATCGCCGGACACGAGGGCTACATCACCGCCGGCATGTACGAGGACGGCAAGCCAGGCGAGATCTTCATCACCATGTCCAAGGAAGGCTCGACAATCTCGGGCCTCATGGACTCCTTCGCCACCGCCATCTCCATGGCCATGCAGTACGGCGTCCCCCTCAGGGTCCTGGTGGACAAGTTCAGCCACATGCGCTTCGAGCCCTCGGGTTTCACCCGGAACTCGGAAATCCCCATGGCCAAGTCCATCATGGACTACCTCTTCCGCTGGCTCGCCACCAAGTTCCTCGACGGCAAGGCCCAGACCGAGGTCGGCGTCGTCTCACGCGACACCGAAGAACTGGCCGAACCCGTGGCCCTCGCCCCCGCGCCCAAGCGCACGGACAGCGCCGCCAACGGCTACAGCATCGCCGAAGGCTTCTACCAGCAGGACGCCCCGTCCTGCTCCGACTGCGGCGCCATCATGGTCCGCAGCGGCGCCTGCTACAAGTGCATGAACTGCGGGTCGGTGAGTGGGTGCTCGTAG